In a genomic window of Ralstonia nicotianae:
- a CDS encoding recombinase family protein — protein sequence MSKARVYSYLRFSDPKQAAGSSADRQIEYARRWAAERQLALDDSLSLRDEGLSAYHQKHVKQGALGVFLSAVEDGTIPMGSVLIVEGLDRLSRAEPIQAQAQAQLAQIVNAGITVVTASDGKEYNRERLRAQPMDLVYSLLVMIRAHEESDTKSKRVKAAIRRQCQGWIAGSWRGIVRNGNDPAWVAPVDGKFELVPEREAAVRAAISMFNRGYGGVRIVRELTESGLQLTGQENGGQHLYKLLRNRALVGERVLTVDREEFVLKGYYPAILTEEEFAGLQHLASKRAGRAVRGTIPSVVTGTGITFCGYCGRPLASQNLTNRRRRPDNSLADGHRRVLCTSYAKDSGCPVGGSCSVAPIERAIMSFCADQMNLTRLLDGDNGASVIAGKLSVARLKVTDIEAQIRRITDALLSDDGEAPAAFMRRARELEESLADKQKDVAARESELVVASSTATPAAAEAWAALAEGVMNIDHEARVQARQLVVDTFSRITVFHRGFRPDDEDGSSIGTQLIAKHGNMRLLNVDRRSGRWRAAEDVNVAALGFTA from the coding sequence ATGTCAAAGGCAAGAGTTTACAGCTATCTACGGTTCAGCGACCCCAAACAGGCCGCCGGCAGTAGCGCTGACAGGCAAATTGAGTATGCGCGGCGCTGGGCCGCCGAGCGTCAGCTCGCCCTCGACGATTCCCTATCCCTTCGCGATGAGGGCCTGTCTGCGTACCACCAAAAGCACGTGAAACAGGGGGCACTGGGCGTTTTTCTTTCTGCTGTCGAGGACGGGACGATACCGATGGGCTCCGTCCTGATCGTGGAAGGGCTGGACCGGCTCAGCCGTGCCGAGCCTATCCAGGCCCAGGCCCAGGCGCAGCTCGCCCAAATCGTCAATGCTGGCATCACTGTCGTGACTGCCAGCGACGGCAAGGAATACAACCGCGAACGCCTGCGCGCGCAGCCGATGGACCTGGTCTACAGCCTGCTCGTCATGATCCGCGCGCACGAGGAATCGGACACCAAGAGCAAGCGGGTCAAGGCCGCGATCCGCAGGCAATGCCAGGGTTGGATTGCTGGCTCTTGGCGGGGCATCGTGCGCAACGGCAACGATCCGGCTTGGGTAGCCCCGGTCGATGGCAAGTTCGAGCTTGTGCCCGAACGCGAGGCAGCGGTGCGCGCTGCCATCAGCATGTTCAATCGTGGCTACGGGGGCGTGCGGATCGTGCGGGAGCTGACCGAAAGCGGCCTTCAGCTTACCGGCCAGGAGAACGGCGGCCAACATCTCTACAAGCTGCTGCGCAACCGGGCACTCGTCGGCGAACGGGTCTTGACGGTCGACCGCGAAGAGTTCGTTCTCAAAGGCTACTACCCCGCCATCCTGACGGAAGAAGAGTTCGCCGGGCTTCAGCACTTGGCGTCCAAGCGTGCCGGCCGCGCGGTGCGCGGGACGATTCCCAGTGTGGTCACCGGTACAGGCATCACTTTCTGTGGGTATTGCGGTCGCCCGCTTGCGAGCCAGAACCTCACCAACCGCCGCCGCCGGCCAGACAACTCGCTCGCAGACGGGCACCGGCGAGTCCTGTGCACGTCATACGCGAAGGACTCAGGCTGCCCTGTGGGCGGGAGTTGCAGCGTAGCGCCGATCGAGCGCGCCATCATGTCATTCTGCGCTGACCAGATGAACCTGACCCGCCTGCTGGATGGCGACAACGGCGCTTCGGTCATTGCAGGCAAGCTCTCCGTAGCTCGCCTGAAGGTCACAGACATCGAGGCACAGATCCGCCGAATCACCGACGCCCTACTCTCGGATGATGGGGAAGCACCTGCCGCGTTCATGCGCCGCGCGCGCGAGCTCGAGGAGAGTCTCGCCGACAAGCAGAAGGACGTGGCCGCCCGGGAATCCGAACTTGTCGTTGCCAGCTCGACTGCAACGCCGGCCGCAGCCGAGGCCTGGGCCGCGCTCGCCGAAGGGGTCATGAATATCGACCACGAGGCGCGAGTCCAAGCTCGACAGCTCGTTGTCGATACCTTCAGTCGCATCACGGTCTTCCATCGTGGCTTCCGACCTGACGACGAGGACGGCAGCTCTATTGGCACTCAGTTGATCGCGAAGCACGGCAACATGCGCCTCCTGAACGTGGATCGCCGCAGCGGACGCTGGCGCGCAGCCGAGGACGTCAACGTGGCGGCGCTGGGATTCACCGCATAG
- the rimO gene encoding 30S ribosomal protein S12 methylthiotransferase RimO, with amino-acid sequence MEKPAGSKRIGMVSLGCPKALVDSEQIITQLRAEGYEISGTYGGADLVVVNTCGFIDEAVQESLDAIGEALAENGKVIVTGCLGAKKDAAGQDIITSVHPKVLAVTGPHALGEVMEAVHTHLPKPHDPFIDLVPPQGIKLTPKHYAYLKISEGCNHRCSFCIIPSMRGDLVSRPVAEVMLEAENLLKAGVKELLVISQDTSAYGVDVKFRTGFWNGRPLKTRMTELVGALGELAAQYGAWVRLHYVYPYPSVDEVMPLMAEGKVLPYLDVPLQHAHPEVLKRMKRPANAEKTLDRIRAWREVCPELTIRSTFIAGFPGETEEEFQTLLDFIAEAELDRVGCFAYSPVEGATANDLPGALPDEVREERRARFMEVAERVSARRLQRKVGKTLRVLVDEVNQDGGIGRSSADAPEIDGLVYIAPPSKPYKRYKAGDFVSVKITGADGHDLWGEV; translated from the coding sequence ATGGAAAAGCCGGCTGGCTCGAAACGTATAGGAATGGTATCGCTTGGGTGTCCCAAAGCCCTCGTGGATTCCGAGCAGATCATCACCCAGCTGCGCGCCGAGGGGTACGAGATTTCCGGCACCTACGGCGGGGCCGACCTGGTGGTCGTGAACACCTGCGGTTTCATCGATGAGGCCGTGCAGGAAAGCCTGGACGCCATCGGCGAGGCGCTGGCCGAGAACGGCAAGGTGATCGTCACCGGCTGCCTGGGCGCGAAGAAGGACGCCGCCGGCCAGGACATCATCACCAGCGTGCATCCCAAGGTGCTGGCCGTGACCGGTCCGCATGCGCTGGGCGAGGTGATGGAGGCGGTACATACGCACCTGCCCAAGCCGCACGATCCGTTCATCGACCTGGTGCCGCCGCAGGGCATCAAGCTCACGCCGAAGCACTACGCGTATCTGAAGATTTCCGAAGGCTGCAATCACCGCTGCAGCTTCTGCATCATCCCGTCGATGCGCGGCGACCTGGTCTCGCGCCCGGTGGCCGAAGTGATGCTGGAGGCGGAGAACCTGCTGAAGGCCGGCGTGAAGGAGCTGCTGGTAATCTCGCAGGACACCAGCGCCTACGGCGTCGACGTCAAGTTCCGCACCGGCTTCTGGAACGGCCGGCCGCTCAAGACGCGCATGACCGAACTGGTCGGCGCGCTGGGCGAACTGGCGGCCCAGTATGGCGCCTGGGTGCGCCTGCATTACGTCTACCCGTATCCGAGCGTGGACGAGGTGATGCCGCTGATGGCCGAGGGCAAGGTGCTGCCGTATCTCGACGTGCCGCTGCAGCATGCCCATCCGGAAGTGCTCAAGCGCATGAAGCGCCCGGCCAACGCGGAGAAGACGCTGGACCGCATCCGCGCCTGGCGCGAGGTCTGCCCGGAGCTGACCATCCGCAGCACCTTCATCGCCGGGTTCCCGGGCGAGACGGAGGAAGAGTTCCAGACGCTGCTCGACTTCATCGCCGAGGCCGAGCTCGATCGTGTCGGTTGCTTCGCCTACTCCCCGGTGGAGGGCGCGACCGCCAACGATCTGCCGGGCGCGCTGCCCGACGAGGTGCGCGAGGAGCGCCGCGCGCGCTTCATGGAAGTGGCCGAGCGCGTGTCGGCCCGCCGCCTGCAGCGCAAAGTGGGCAAGACGTTGCGCGTGCTGGTGGATGAGGTCAACCAGGATGGCGGCATCGGCCGCTCGTCGGCGGATGCGCCGGAGATCGACGGCCTGGTCTACATTGCGCCGCCGTCCAAGCCGTACAAGCGCTACAAGGCGGGCGACTTCGTGTCGGTGAAGATCACCGGCGCCGATGGCCACGACCTGTGGGGCGAGGTCTGA
- the bktB gene encoding beta-ketothiolase BktB, translating into MAREVVVVSGVRTAVGTFGGSLKDVAPCELGALVVREALARAQVGGEEVGHVVFGHVINTEPRDMYLSRVAALEGGVPAETPAFNVNRLCGSGLQAVVSAAQTILLGDVDVAIGGGAESMSRAPYLAPAARWGSRMGDAGLVDMMLGALHDPFQAIHMGVTAENVAREYGIGRELQDQTAVESHRRASRAIQAGYFKDQIVPVTIKSRKGDVQFDTDEHVRHDATLEDMAKLRPVFAKEDGTVTAGNASGLNDAAAALVLMERSLAERRGLKPLARLVSYGHAGVDPKVMGIGPVPATRKALERAGLTVKDLDVVEANEAFAAQACAVTQQLGLDPARVNPNGSGISLGHPIGATGALITVKALHELQRIGGRYALVTMCIGGGQGIAAVFERI; encoded by the coding sequence ATGGCACGTGAAGTGGTGGTGGTCAGCGGTGTCCGCACCGCGGTCGGGACGTTCGGCGGCAGCCTGAAGGACGTGGCGCCGTGCGAGCTGGGCGCCCTGGTGGTGCGCGAGGCGCTGGCGCGCGCGCAGGTCGGGGGCGAGGAGGTCGGCCACGTGGTGTTCGGCCACGTCATCAATACCGAGCCGCGCGACATGTACCTGTCGCGCGTGGCCGCCCTGGAAGGCGGCGTGCCGGCCGAGACGCCCGCGTTCAACGTCAACCGCCTGTGCGGCTCCGGCCTGCAGGCCGTGGTGAGCGCCGCGCAGACCATCCTGCTGGGCGATGTCGACGTCGCCATTGGCGGCGGCGCCGAGAGCATGAGCCGCGCGCCGTACCTGGCGCCGGCGGCGCGCTGGGGTTCGCGCATGGGCGACGCCGGGCTGGTCGACATGATGCTGGGCGCGCTGCACGACCCGTTCCAGGCGATCCACATGGGCGTGACGGCGGAGAACGTCGCCCGCGAGTACGGCATCGGTCGCGAACTGCAGGACCAGACCGCGGTGGAGTCGCATCGGCGTGCGTCGCGCGCCATCCAGGCCGGCTATTTCAAGGACCAGATCGTCCCGGTGACGATCAAGTCGCGCAAGGGCGATGTGCAGTTCGATACCGACGAACATGTCCGCCATGATGCGACCCTCGAGGACATGGCCAAGCTCAGGCCGGTCTTCGCGAAGGAAGACGGCACCGTGACGGCGGGCAACGCCTCGGGCCTGAACGATGCGGCCGCGGCCCTGGTGCTGATGGAGCGCTCGCTGGCCGAGCGGCGTGGCCTGAAGCCGCTGGCGCGGCTGGTGTCATACGGCCACGCGGGCGTGGACCCGAAGGTGATGGGCATCGGCCCGGTGCCGGCGACGCGCAAGGCGCTGGAGCGGGCCGGGCTGACGGTCAAGGACCTGGACGTGGTGGAGGCCAACGAGGCCTTCGCGGCCCAGGCCTGCGCGGTGACGCAGCAGCTGGGCCTGGACCCGGCCAGAGTCAACCCGAACGGCTCGGGCATTTCGCTCGGCCATCCGATCGGCGCGACCGGCGCCCTGATCACGGTGAAGGCGCTGCACGAGCTGCAGCGCATCGGCGGTCGCTACGCGTTGGTGACCATGTGCATTGGTGGAGGACAAGGCATTGCCGCGGTGTTCGAACGCATCTGA
- a CDS encoding cystathionine beta-lyase, protein MTDETKLPPPFPATQAVHPDLHIPPGFAAFSHATHRASTVVFKNLADMRAFGHGSVVHWRYGLHATPTSDTLCQALAQIEGGRHALLLPSGLGAISLVYFALVKSGDDVLIPDNAYGPTRDHGEWMARQFGITVRYYDPMIGAGIAGLIRHNTRLVWLEAPGSVTMEVPDCTAIAEAARAAGAITAIDNTWSGGLYYQPFAHGIDISVQALTKYQSGGSDVLMGATITNDEALHHTLLSTRMRMGWGVSADDCFLVLRGLPSLPARLAAHDAHAREVAEWLAERPEVVRVLHPALPDCPGHAYWKRDFTGASGLFSIVLHTRYTPAQIDAFVEALRYFAIGFSWGGANSLALPYSVPSMRTATVWPPAGWENAGGLVRLYIGLEDPRDLIADLKQAMEAHLRAA, encoded by the coding sequence GTGACCGACGAAACCAAGCTCCCGCCCCCATTCCCCGCCACGCAGGCCGTCCATCCGGACCTGCACATCCCGCCCGGATTCGCGGCGTTCTCGCACGCCACGCACCGTGCTTCCACGGTGGTCTTCAAGAACCTGGCCGACATGCGTGCCTTCGGGCACGGCAGCGTGGTGCACTGGCGCTACGGCCTGCATGCCACGCCGACATCCGACACGCTGTGCCAGGCGCTGGCCCAGATCGAAGGCGGCAGGCACGCGCTGCTGCTGCCGTCGGGGCTGGGGGCGATTTCGCTGGTGTATTTCGCGCTGGTCAAGTCGGGCGACGACGTGCTGATCCCGGACAACGCCTACGGCCCGACCCGTGACCACGGCGAATGGATGGCGCGCCAGTTCGGCATCACGGTGCGCTATTACGATCCGATGATCGGTGCCGGCATCGCCGGCCTGATCCGCCATAACACGCGGCTGGTGTGGCTGGAAGCGCCCGGCTCGGTGACGATGGAGGTGCCGGACTGCACCGCCATCGCCGAGGCGGCGCGCGCGGCCGGGGCCATCACCGCGATCGACAACACCTGGAGCGGCGGCCTGTACTACCAGCCGTTCGCGCACGGCATCGACATCTCGGTCCAGGCGCTGACCAAGTACCAGTCGGGCGGCAGCGACGTGCTGATGGGGGCCACCATCACCAACGACGAAGCGCTGCACCACACGCTGCTGTCCACGCGCATGCGCATGGGCTGGGGTGTGTCGGCGGACGACTGCTTCCTGGTGCTGCGCGGGCTGCCCAGCCTGCCGGCCCGGCTGGCGGCGCACGACGCCCACGCGCGCGAAGTGGCGGAATGGCTGGCCGAGCGGCCCGAGGTGGTGCGCGTGCTGCATCCGGCGCTGCCCGACTGTCCGGGGCACGCGTACTGGAAGCGCGATTTCACCGGCGCGAGCGGGTTGTTTTCGATCGTGCTGCACACGCGCTATACGCCGGCGCAGATCGACGCCTTTGTCGAGGCGCTGCGCTATTTCGCGATCGGCTTTTCGTGGGGCGGGGCGAACAGCCTGGCGCTGCCGTACAGCGTCCCGTCGATGCGCACCGCGACGGTCTGGCCGCCGGCGGGCTGGGAGAACGCGGGCGGCCTGGTCCGCCTGTACATCGGCCTGGAAGACCCGCGCGACCTGATCGCCGACCTGAAGCAGGCGATGGAAGCGCACCTGCGGGCGGCCTGA
- the serB gene encoding phosphoserine phosphatase SerB — MPVVLQSLSPLSSSDIESVRGLFGHATYAMRAPNVAVIEWVHELPSELRVQLDAICANLKLDYAWIPDEWTFGDFRVLAMDMDSTLITIECIDEIADFCGLKPQVAAITEASMRGEIKDFNESLTRRVELLKGLDANVLERVYAERLQLSPGAERMLKAVQALGIRTLLVSGGFDFFTSRLQERLGLDRTRANTLEIVDGKLTGRVLGEIVNADVKAQTLKAFCHDLGVTPQEAIAMGDGSNDLKMMGAAGLSVAFRAKPIVQAQADVAFNVVGLDGLLNLFPQP, encoded by the coding sequence ATGCCCGTCGTCCTGCAAAGCCTGTCGCCGCTGTCCTCCAGCGATATCGAATCCGTCCGCGGCCTGTTCGGCCACGCCACGTACGCAATGCGCGCGCCCAACGTCGCCGTCATCGAATGGGTGCACGAACTGCCCAGCGAACTGCGCGTGCAGCTCGACGCCATCTGCGCCAACCTGAAGCTGGACTACGCCTGGATTCCCGACGAGTGGACCTTCGGCGACTTCCGCGTGCTGGCGATGGACATGGACTCGACCCTCATCACCATCGAGTGCATCGACGAGATCGCGGACTTCTGCGGCCTCAAGCCCCAGGTGGCGGCCATCACCGAAGCCTCGATGCGCGGCGAGATCAAGGATTTCAACGAAAGCCTGACGCGCCGGGTGGAGCTGCTCAAGGGCCTGGACGCGAACGTCCTGGAGCGCGTCTACGCCGAACGCCTGCAGCTGTCGCCCGGTGCCGAGCGCATGCTCAAGGCCGTGCAGGCGCTGGGCATCCGCACCCTGCTGGTGTCGGGCGGCTTCGATTTCTTCACCTCGCGCCTGCAGGAGCGCCTGGGCCTGGACCGCACGCGCGCCAACACGCTGGAGATCGTCGACGGCAAGCTCACCGGCCGCGTGCTCGGCGAGATCGTCAATGCGGATGTGAAGGCGCAGACGCTCAAGGCGTTCTGCCACGACCTGGGCGTGACGCCGCAGGAAGCCATCGCCATGGGCGACGGCTCGAACGACCTGAAGATGATGGGCGCGGCGGGGCTGTCGGTGGCCTTCCGCGCCAAGCCCATCGTGCAGGCACAGGCCGACGTGGCGTTCAACGTCGTCGGCCTGGACGGCCTGCTCAATCTTTTCCCGCAGCCGTAA
- the argE gene encoding acetylornithine deacetylase — protein sequence MSTTATALSTLDWTRKLVSFDTTSRGSNLALIETVRDHLHGLGLQTHLSYSDGRDKANLFATVPAADGGVQGGIVLSGHTDVVPVDGQRWSSDPFAPEVRDGRLYGRGTCDMKGFIAASLALVPSVLRARLREPIHLALSYDEEVGCMGAPRMIEDLIARGIRPAGCIVGEPTGMRPIVAHKGINAYRCRVHGRAAHSSLTPRGVNAIEYAARIICFVRDLADEFRARGPFDAAFDVPFTTASTGLIDGGIALNTIPALCEFVFEFRNLPGIDAPAIRARVEHYVRETIEPAMRREHPEARIELDEIAAAPSLDASEQAAITQLVRALTADSDLRKVAYATEAGLFQRAGIPAVLCGPGHIEQAHKADEYVELAQLDACDRFLANVARSLMLEPASA from the coding sequence ATGAGCACCACCGCCACCGCACTTTCCACGCTCGACTGGACGCGCAAGCTGGTCAGCTTCGACACCACCAGCCGCGGCTCCAACCTGGCGCTGATCGAAACCGTGCGCGACCACCTGCACGGCCTGGGCCTGCAGACGCATCTGTCGTACAGCGACGGGCGCGACAAGGCCAACCTGTTCGCCACGGTCCCGGCGGCGGACGGCGGCGTGCAGGGCGGTATCGTGCTGTCGGGCCACACCGATGTGGTGCCGGTCGACGGGCAGCGCTGGAGCAGCGATCCGTTCGCGCCCGAAGTGCGCGACGGCAGGCTGTACGGGCGCGGCACGTGCGACATGAAGGGCTTCATCGCCGCGTCGCTGGCGCTGGTGCCGTCGGTGCTGCGGGCGCGCCTGCGCGAGCCGATCCACTTGGCGCTGTCATACGACGAAGAAGTCGGCTGCATGGGCGCGCCGCGCATGATCGAAGACCTGATCGCGCGCGGCATCCGCCCCGCCGGCTGCATCGTCGGTGAGCCGACCGGCATGCGCCCGATCGTCGCCCACAAGGGCATCAACGCCTACCGCTGCCGCGTGCACGGCCGCGCCGCGCATTCGTCGCTGACACCGCGGGGCGTCAACGCCATCGAATACGCCGCCCGCATCATCTGCTTCGTGCGCGACCTGGCCGACGAATTCCGGGCCCGGGGGCCGTTCGACGCGGCGTTCGATGTGCCGTTCACCACCGCCTCCACCGGGCTCATCGACGGCGGCATCGCGCTCAATACCATTCCCGCGCTGTGCGAATTCGTCTTCGAGTTCCGCAACCTGCCGGGCATCGATGCGCCGGCGATCCGCGCGCGCGTGGAGCACTACGTGCGCGAGACCATCGAGCCGGCCATGCGGCGCGAGCATCCGGAGGCCCGCATCGAACTGGACGAGATCGCCGCCGCCCCGTCGCTGGACGCCTCCGAACAGGCCGCCATCACGCAGCTCGTGCGCGCGCTGACCGCGGACAGCGACCTGCGCAAGGTCGCCTACGCCACCGAGGCGGGCCTGTTCCAGCGCGCCGGCATCCCGGCTGTTCTATGCGGCCCGGGCCACATCGAGCAGGCGCACAAGGCCGACGAATACGTCGAACTGGCCCAGCTCGACGCCTGCGACCGCTTCCTGGCCAACGTGGCGCGCAGCCTGATGCTGGAGCCCGCCTCGGCCTGA